The DNA region TTCGCATTTTGGTAGCGTGTGTTTGTTGCCGAGGCTGCTTTATTGTAACCTAAAATCAGATTCTGCAGGCAGTTTTGATTAGCTCTGTGTCGATGATGCAACAATTCTCATGTTTAACTGCCTCGAACCATCCATTAATGACCTGTTGAGTTCATGTGTCTGATTGTTCTCCAGTAGCCTGACCTGACAGGTCTGTCACTCGACCGCTTAGTCATGGGATGCGCCTCATGATATGCTTGCTCCGAGTCCGATAATTGAATAGCCATGGGCCTTGCTTTATTTTGGGCCAACCCCCATTTTGTTGTTATCCGAGACCAAGTTACCTTGACTTTGgattaattattcaatttgtATGCTGCCGGGTCAGCCTTGCTTTCGTTCTAAtcccctaaaaaaacaaatgtaaaaaCGTTAGAAAGTGAAAAATCTAATGTATATTATAcgggaaaaaattcaaatattgagAAGAAGATTCATAGGattgtatatttattataaaaaaaatattaaaatggtgatatattagattaattagggttaattataattaacttgtAAAACTTGTGATCTAGtacatgagatcatgataagttAGTGGAAtacaaaaaaagttataaagccTAATTTTAATCAACCATCCCAAAAAAGTGACTCAAGTAAATCTAGATTAGTGATATGTGTTACGTTGAGACTTGGATCAAAttctttctaaattaaaaaaaaaaaatgctcatgcgataataatgtttttaaagaagcaataaaaatctGAGATCCAAGTCATTGACAtgactaaatttaataaacctGGTTTAATATaacaatatgataaaaaaaacaaaaaaaaccaacttaattcaaaaacatttttttaaaaaaatatatatttaacaaaaaaaaatgacaaataaaaatactcaagataacttaaatcattttaaaaattaatgaaaaaattatatagaaatcaaaataaaaaaatagagctcaatctccaaataaattaaatgatgaaaggtaaaattaaaaaaacacgagcttaaaaaaataatcaaggaaCCTAggcaaatcttataaatttgagTTACTCTCTTAAATTCACAACCCGTGAATTTTAAACCCAAGCTCAATTAAGAAGTGCAACTCCCAACCAATTAAgtgtaaaataatgaaattgaaaaaaaaatatcaaagtaaaaaaattagcaatcaaaataataagagtaaagtatgatatgaaaaaaaatgtatgatgaaattgtaaaaaaataaaaataaaaataatctcgaataaataaataacaaataaaagaataaggatcaaatttaatatataaaataaataactaaaggagaatgtaattgaaaaaaaaataaattttatgaattaatcaaaaaaaaaataacaattaaaagaacataGATCAAATctgaataagaataaaattaaagggatGTTGTGAAAATTTTGAAGGGCAGGCATAGAATTCAAGAAGAggatataaaagaagaagaaaaaagtcaaTAGACGTCAAGCCAAAAGAAATTAAGTTGCACATGACGTCTATTGATGGAGGTCTTGCCATCACATATCGAGAAACACCAAGGATGACTTTTTTTGTCATCGTAAACTGCTGCACACATCATCTAAATCCGACAAGACGACTCGCTCACTAACATGCAAcgcatttacttttttttttaatatatgttaaaatatcaaattgcctCTTTTCTTGctcgataataataataaaaataataaaaagccaAGATGAAAGTTTGAAAGAGCCCCTTGTGTCTAGttaaggaaattttatttttaaaggtaatttaataactttaatatgttataaaaataaaaatctaaaaatgcattttgaagCTATTTGATCGAGTTTTTTTAAAGAGCAATAATGTCATTTcacatgtaaaaaaatgaaaagatatttttataataactacATAGATCATAGATCATGTGAAAATACTGTTTCACTGTCACATTGTTTAAATGAATAATGTTTTCTCTGCTGCGCTATAGTGCTTTTTGCACAAGAATTGCTTTTTGTTAATTTCCTGCCTGGTCGTAATACAAGAGCTGTATTGTGTAAACGTGCATTCCCAAAACAAACACTCGTCACCTCAGACCTCATTCTCTGCTTTTCAAGTCTTTCtctcacaaaacaaaaatgaaatggaTCTTTCCAGGAAAGTGGACAATTCCAAATGCCAGAAAATCAAGTGGCAGCAGATTCTTGTCGAATTCCTACATTTGAAATTCCTCAAGGTTTACCTGTGACGTGTCTCCACGTCCGTGAATGAAGTGGTCCTGGCAGTAATCTTTGACCATACATGTGTTCAAACCTTATTCGTCATATCTCTCTGTCTCTGTTTTCCGTAAAAGTCAGATAGAAGACGCGTGTCTCTAGAagatgctttaaaaaataaggcaTACAAACTCTATACGTGTCCACTAACGAACATGTCTATGCACGTGTCCCGCTAAGCGCATTAGGGTTTCTCACTTTCTCTTACTGgacaatgttttttatttttttatttaaagtataGGAGTcaataattgttaaataaaaaaacgtcCTCAGCAACTTTAACCAATAGCAGGGCAAGTTAAACCTCATCAAAATGCAATGTGTTTGATAATATggtaggtttatttttttaagtgatttttaattgaaaatatgttaaaataatatttttaattttttaaaaaattaatatgttaaaattattaaattaatattttaaaatattaatttaataattttcaaataaaaaatactttaaaaaaacataaactaatgTTAAATAACATATCCATAATATGAAAGATTGCTTCGAGTTTAACTTTAAATAAGATACatgctttaaattttatcttgatgCTTTCTTTGAAATCAATCTATTAGAATTTcggtaaaataaatttgatatttttgttaaatatattaattttgactggcttaaaaattaacttgaaagaGATTTAACTTTGTTATACAAAAAATGCTTTAATCCAAATTGTCTTCACAAgcaatatataaaatcaaaattttattcaatttttttaattaaattgaaatattttcttttgtttttgtgttccaactatatttttaagaatttttttaaaaatatttttagatattttgatatgttaatatcaaaaataaattttaaaaaataaaaaattactattttaatatatttttaaaaaaaaactttctaaaaaaataatatttaatcatatttacactactaaaaaaatttttgaaCACTTGGGTCAGGTGtcattgtgtttgattttttcctctttttttgtgtttttttttttttaaacattaagaatttgctttgtaatattttttttctttaaaacactgtgagcAGTGTTTTCTcgattttttcccaaaattatctttgtcagtTGGTTAGAACAATAAAGAATCATACTAACAACACTGCTTTCCTCACTGTTCAGTCTATGAGTTTTTtatcacaactttttttttccgatgaaatatttgttcaatcatacctttagtttctattacttacCTAGCATTGGTtcacaaataatattatcaagTATAGTTTTATATGTTATCTCGTATAATATAGTAGAGGAAAATTCGCTCTTTCCTTTAGCTTAATTGACCAAAATACCCAAAACCTTTGTCGCTGTCAAAAAGGCACAGGCGGCTACACGcgcattttcttcttctctctatctctcaAGGCTGAGGCTTGTTGGATTTCCCTCTGTTCACGTTGACAAAGACATCAATCTTAGACAGTCGAAAATTTTAAAGCTCCAtttcctcctccttcctcttcGGTTCTTCCGGTCCTGGTAAGAatcccctccctccctctctctctcgatATGTCTCCGCagtaattcttttcttttcatgatcCCCTAATCACCAAACCCTGATTTTGCTCTAATCTTAATCGATTAGACCTCAATCCAAAGCCCTATTCTTTAGTTTCCTATTCTAGTGTTGTTTTTTGATCATCTAAATATTAATTAGGTGGTCATTAAAGAGAAAATGGGTAATTTCTTGTGATCTTGTGTATTGGGTTCCCATAAAATCCAAATCTTTTGTacaaaaaatctcattttgcaagtaaataaatttaaaaaaagagagagaaaagatggCTTCAGGTGTGGTTTTAAGTCCAATTCAAAGTGAACCTGCTCTTTCCTTTAATTGCATGAGTGGGGAACCGGTTCCGTCCCCTGATGAGTCGATTTTGATTTATCTCTCTGTTTCGGGGTCTGTAATGCCAATGCGGGTGCTAAAGTCTGATTCTATTGAATCCGTAAAGTTACGGATTCAATATTATAAGGGGTTTGTTGTAAAGAACCAAAAATTGGTGTGTGGAGGCCGGGAGCTTGCCCGGAGCAATTCCCTTGTTCGTGATTATGGGGTCACAGATGGGAATGTTCTGCATTTGGTTCTTAGGCTTCGGGATCTTCAGGTTATAAATGTTAGGACTACAAGTGGGAAACAGTTGACATTTAATGTGGAGCGAGGGGGGGATGTTGGGTATGTGAAGCAACAGAttgcaaagaaagagaaggaatttGATGATCTTGATGAGCAAGAGGATGTTTGCGAGGGGGAGCCGCTTGAGGATCAAAGGCTGATTGATGATGTATgtagatataataataataacaatgatgcAGCAATTCATTTGTTAGTGAGGAAATCATCAAAAGTTAGGGCTAGGCCCGTGGAGAAGAATTTTGAATTGGATATTGTTGCGTCAAGATTGAATGATAGAGAGAATGTTAGCAGACAATATGACACTAGTGAAGAGAATGATAGGAGAGGTTATGAAGTTGATAGAGGGATTGTACCGAGAAAGCCTCCTGATAGGGATTTTTTATTGGAGCCAATTATTGTTAATCCCAAAATTGAATTTCCCTCTGCAATCTGGGATATGGTTAACGCTACCATTGATGGATTGGATGTTGGATTTGACCCGATCAGGTCTATGGAGGGTACTGGAGGGGCTTATTTCATGCAGGATTCATATGGAGAGaggtttgtttctgtttttaagCCAATTGACGAGGAACCTATGGCTGTGAACAACCCTCGAGGGCTGCCATTGTCTGCAGATGGTGAAGGTTTGAAAAAAGGTACAAGAGTTGGAGAAGGAGCTTTCAGGGAAGTTGCAGCTTACATTCTGGATCATCCAGAGAGTGGACGCAGATCTTTGTTTGGTGGAAGTAAGGGCTTTGCTGGGGTCCCGCCTACACTTATGATCAAGTGCTTGCACAAAGGTTTCAACCATCCAGAAGGTGTAACCATCAAGATTGGGTCCCTGCAGATGTTTATGGAGAACAATGGAAGCTGTGAGGATATGGGACCTGGGGCTTTCCCATTGAAGGAAGTCCATAAAATCTCCGTGTTGGATATTAGGATGGCCAACGCAGATAGGCATGCTGGGAATATTTTGTTGGGCAAAGATCAAGAAGATGGCCAGACTGTGCTGATTCCAATTGATCATGGATATTGCTTGCCTGAAAGTGTAAGTTTGCAATCTGCTTTACACCATGTATCTGCTGCTTTCACCTACTTCATTCATGTCATCTctcattttagatttaattcttgcttgtttcattattattcttttttctgttttggttCATCTGATTTGAGTTTGCCATGAAACATGTCATTTCAATTGCAGCAGTTTATGGTTGGGCTCTCCACtagcattattattatcatcataatATATTAGTTGTTTGCTGCTCAGTTTTTCCAAACATAATCATGTAGTTTTTGCTTCCTGCAGTTTGAAGACTGCACTTTTGAATGGCTTTATTGGCCCCAAGCTCGTCAACCTTATGACTCCAAGACCATTGACTACATAAAATCACTGGATGCTGAAGAGGATATCGCCCTTCTGAAGTTTCATGGATGGGACATGCCAGTTGAATGTGCACGCACTCTCCACATATCCACCATGCTCCTGAAGAAAGGAGTGGAGAGGGGGCTCACCCCTTATGCCATTGGAAGTATAATGTGCAGAGAGACCTTGAAGAAGGAATCTATTATTGAGGAGATTGTCCAAGAAGCACAGGATTCCGCGCTTCCTGTAACAAGTGAAGCTCTATTCCTTGAAACAGTATCACATATCATGGATCGCCGCCTTGATGAGATTGCTGAATTAAATTTCTGAATTGTGTGGATTACATGGGTATATATTCGTGAATATGTACATGCGTCATTGTACATATGCATGGCAGGGTCACTCCATTGTCTGTATATTTCATTGAAGTAGATTACCTTCATTTCATAATTGATTTCATATTCTTTCATGACAATTAGTTGGATGTTTTCTGATTGGACCAAAGAATGGTCGTGATTCTTTATGATGGATATGacaaatttaaagtattttctttttcaactggTATTGAGGATGAAAAAAATTCTCAGTTATGTTCTTTCTCcagttttttattgtaaatatacGATTGATGATGTTTGTCAACTTATAAATTATGCTGTGTTTATATTTAGTGTTGGGAGTTATGGAGCAGGTGCGAGCTTGTCTTgtcttctttgtattttgtttctgtGAACGTGTCGGCTCTTCTTAAATCGTTTCTTCCGGAAAATTGTATTCCCCAGAATAATCAGACATAATTAGTGCTGAAAGCGTGTCTCCACTAAAATGTGGTGATAGCGTTGGACAAGTACTAATCACCCTAACCTTTTACGAGAAGCAGCATTCAATGTGTCTTGTGGTTGCTTTCGTTTTACATTTTTGAAGCTTTGTGCAGGAATCTCTGTTCTCTGATCTTTATCTTTTCTCCCTTTGATTTCTCTATGCCCCTAAACAATCGTTTGATGCAAATTTAAGTGCATCCATAGAACCATTTTAAGATCATCTCAGCAATCATAGCAGGTGCTGGATCCAAGTTCATTACAGAAGATTCCCTGAGTTTTCATAGCAATGCTGCCGCCATCAGAGATCAGAATCAAGTGGCAAGGCAGCTGCTATGGCGCAACCATTTTGAACATTTGGATTGGCTGCTGATATTGTAGAACAAGGCATTTATCATCACATTTACAATTTTGGGAAAACCCAGTAAGTTCAAAAAAGATTTCTAATTCACCAGCTGTTGGGTCACACGTTATAATTCGAGTTTATatattatgtatttaaatttataattgatattatttaaaattctagcatgtatactaataataaaaatatttatgtttaaattaaaacaaatgagGGTATTTACTTATTGAAACActttaaagtaataaaaattttattgttgtcaataataaattacttacttttaaagttttattgctTCTTATTTATGCAACTAGAATGTTTGCAATATGTTTTCTAAGATTTTAGCGACGCCACCTTAATTTAAATACACttctaaattaaagtttttaaactaGAGATTATATAActcaaaatctttcaataagATGAAACTAATGTCTAAACTTAGGACGAAAACCAAAGCATATAAGgaagaaaacattaaaatataaagcgaggaaagttaaaaaaatatttatataaaaaaaaacaccttattttaaactctttttttaacctccttttttataataaattttgaaagctaaaaggttaaagaattaattttcatcATTCGAACTTTAATTGATTactataaatcaagaattaaatatgAATATAACAGTCATAACCCTGAATATTTTTTgctataaaaactatttatatttgtataaaatacTTATTAAAGGCGAAGaagaatgaataaaataataaatgacaAAAGAATAATTCAGCCAAATCTTTTTTAGTGTTTGACAatattttgaaagtgtttttgaaaaaaaatttaaaaaattattttttttatttcaaattaatattttattgatatttttaaattattttaatgtattaatattaaaaataatttttaaaattaaaaaaatattattttaatatatcttaacATTCACATTCaatcattgtaattttttttttcctctccccCTGTTCTGGTACAAATTTTTAGCTGCAAGTGACAGTAGTACACTCTAGACTCCAGGAATTCTCTAATATTGCTAAGATGGTCACACGTGGCAATTCttgtaagtaaaaaaaaagacgaAACGCTGcgagtaattaaaaaaatgtaacggccatttttttaaaattagtacttgattcttcttttctcttctcattCATCCCCATCTCAATCAACCTGCAACAGAAATGCAGTTCAAAAGGGCAGAATCTGGTGAGGGGGGCTTTGGTGAAAGCGCGGGGTAGGCGGCAAATGGccgagagaagagagagaaacggAGGATAGAGATGATGCGAGTAGACGACTAGAAGAGAAAACCTGCACTTTCTATATACATGGCTAATAACATAAATATAGTATCCATTACAAACTTTAAGAACATAATGAAACCTGATATTTCAAACTTTAAGAACACGAATAAATTTCAAGTCAAGTTTAATAAGGTAGAGTTGTATCCATTACACTTCCCAAACctgacttttttcttttaggttTTACTTGAACCTTAACTATCCATAAAATATTCTACCCATTCGAATCGGTTTGAGTCGGTATACATCAGATTCGAGTGAAATTGTCACTTCTATGGGTCACTAAACCAAAGTAATGTCAGGTGCTACAGAGGCAGAACAGTCCTTATGGTGCATATTCATGCAAACTTGAGGACCCAAGTGAAAGAGATTCTTTATTGAGAGTGGATTGAGGTTGCAAGGAAGTATGGATTAGCACCAGCTCCAGCCATGTACAAATCCATCTTCAAAGGCAAAAAGGAGTGGAATTGGACTTATTCCATTAAAAAGACTATAGGAGCTCGATGCCAAAGATTTCCCCACCATCTGTGCAATTTCATGTAACTGCAACACGCTGAAACAGATTGATTTTGGAAGAACATGGGATCGCGAGTAAGCAGGATTGGAGAAGATTCCTCTGCCTGTAGCTGTGTGATACACGTTATAGAAGGCTCCACGGGGTCCTTGAATTCTTAAGCAGTTAATCGCTGTTACCCATCACTGAATCTCATGGTTAGGCTGAAATCTTCATTTCTTGCCAGGCTTCCTCAGCTTTCGCTTCGACCTTCTCCTGAAAACAGAACAATTAGGAAACAAAAAACgggctatttttttaatttttttttgcaaaattattcAAAACGTTTTGTTATCTTGTCCTTCAAGACACCATCCTCAAActtttcaaatctattttttggCTGCGACATAAGCCAGAATCATAAGTACCTTCTTGACCTGGTTGCTTGGCCACCAACACCAAAGACACCTTTCATTAGCGAGTTTATATCAACAGATCGCTCTCCCATGAGCTTGTCATGGTATATCTTGCTACCAATTTCAGCAACTTGTTCTTCAACCTCTTCTAGCATCTGGTCAACATTCAGCTGTAGCTCCCCTTTCCTGATGACAGTAACGCCAAAACCATTTGCTCTGGCTTCCCGAAAGGCATCCTATCAAAGATAAACCAAGTTTAAAAGGACAGAAAACAAGATTTTCACATCAAAGCAGTAAAGGATTCATGAACAAGAAAACACAACCCCATAACCTTTCTACAtggaattaaaaacaaaatcagacaTCTTGCAGTCAGCAGTCTTGATATATTCTCAACCTACAgaacaaaataactaaaaagcaCAAGGTGTTGTGGACAAGATTGTTTTCATCCAGATTTTTGGTTTATTAGTTGCGAGTGCAGATGATATTCTTCTGGACTCCAAGTGTAGAACTCAGAAAAACCTTTATGGATGCAACACTTGCAAATACACAAATGCTCAAATGGTAGATCCATTTTAGCAGGCTAGATGATTTTCAAAAAGCAGCTAATAAGAGGGTTTGGCTTATCCCCTTTACCACTCAAATGGACCATGCTTtatcctctctctcttcaactTCATGATTTGGTCAAGAAAgggaatttttatatttggaaaCAGAAAACCTTTACCTTGGGTGGCCTTGGAACCACAAAGGCATGGCCAGTTCCAACCATATCCATGTGAGCCTGAATAATGCAACAAAGGCTTTTGCAATCACCAGCATCCTCAAATGCGATCACGTGACATGGTTTTGGTTCCAATTCAAGATCTGCAGCCATCTCCAATGAATAAAATCCTATTTTCTGCTCTCCATTTTCAATTGTGTATAATTCAATGCACTGGCACAAAGAAACCCAAGTAGTTAACAATCATGCAAGCATACAATGTCATGAACATGATCTTTAATGGACCATGTAGCATCAGCAGACAAAGAGTAATGTTTATCGTACATGATATCTGATGCCAAATTATGTACTaaagtaaagataaaatcaGAATACTAAGAAGTGCATCACAtaaatgttatattaaaaagtatACTTAGGATAAGGAGCAAAACAATAATCTAGCTTAACACAGTATTATCATCTTAACGTGCATGagcaccaaaaaagaaaaattatcctGGCATGCCTGCCTTCTTTGTTTGAATGTCACAAAACTTCGACAACCACAGAAAAGAACAGCAAATGAATATTACACACTCACCAGAACATGTGGAAGATCTAACCACCATAAgtaatcttcttctttctcttctgcaTATTCACGGTACTTGCTCACCACAGCTTGTGGTCCAAACAATTCCATTTCTCTTTTTAGcttgttgattttcttttctattaacTTATTTCTTTCTGGTAGTTTGGACATCAGATCAGCTGCTTCCTGTATTTCCTCTTCAGTTATCCATCGATCCAAATCCTTCCCTATATCCTTCATAGTAGATTTAACTTCTGGATCTGACTCTGCATTATAAGATTCCAAGAACCCACGAGACCATTTCTTCGTGTGTTGCCAGTATTCCTTTCCTGATTTTTTACCAGATCTAACAGAGCCATCACTTCCTTCTATAACTACCTTTGAGTTTTTTGAATCCATGCAGCTTAACTTCTTTGAAGCATGGTTTGGCAAAGAAGTGCCAACACTCTCATCAACTGatgatttatttgatttctgAAGTAAGTTGTCTTCATCTTTCTTCACAGGGTAAGACGTACCAGCATTTGTGGCGGCAATTGCATTCTGTTGTTCAAGGAAGTTGTTAAGGAACTGAGGATTCTTCTCTAACGGTGGCCCTTTCCATCTTGGTATAATTTTTTCTGGGGAATCATATAAGCTGATACCATCTGGAGAAAGCAGAACATAACATTAGCTCaagttctataaaaaaattctgaaagtGCTTTTCATAACATGTGGCGTTAAACTTAACCAAATTACACAAGGTGATGGAAATGCTTAACCGGCTATCTAACTGatctaaatttcaaaatttaatcattttctcTGTGAAAGGGTCCATTTAATTCATAACATGAAAAGTCAAGAAAAAGCATCgtctaaaaacaattaactaCCTGCTCCATAATCAAGATTTTCAATGTTTGAGTGGAGATATTCATGCACTTGAACCAACTTTTCATTCTCTTTCTCAACTTTCTTCTCAAGACCTTTGAAGAATTTAAGTTTGTCTTCAGCATCCATCTGATAAAATGGATCTCGCCCCGCCAACTCGTTTTCTCTAACTCGAAAAACAATGTCTCTAAGACCATCATCTTTCATCCACTCGAGTTCATTATCATTTTGACTACACTCAAGCTGTGTTATATCAATACTTGAATTCGGGTGTTGACTTGCTATTTCTTTCGCAGCCTTGTAGTTTTCCCTAAATCCCTCCCCAATCTTCTTTACTATGGGTTCAACTTCGTCAAAATTTTTCTCAATCCAGTTTTCTGTCCCTGCAGACTGTCTTCTCTCTGTAATGCTGCCATTAATGCCGTGGTTTAAGGAAGTTCTGGGCTTTTGAAGATCATGCACTCCCTGTTGGTTCTTGGAATTGTCATTCTTGGCTGGAACAAATTCCTTCTCCTTACGAGTTAAGTCTTCACATGCATTTGCAGCAGGCCCAGACTCTGATGTTCTGCCTGAAATGATTGGTTCGGACACCTTTTCTTCCACTGCCCCTCTTTGGCTTGTTTTCCCACTGAATTCTTCGTCATCAGGAATCCCCAACACAGAAGTACTTTCCTGCACTGCAGTAAATTGTGGTTCTTGGATATGTTTGACACCTTTTTTGGCAAGAAACTCCCTAGCTTCTTCGACAGACCGTATAACCCTTGATTTTGGTCTAATAGACCTGTTCTTTGACTTGCATGAATCACCATCAGGATCATCGAAAGAATGGATAACATCTCCACTGACCATTGTTTCCCTGTCATCTGAAAAATTTATACTTGAAGTGCCAGATTCTTGCATGACCTTGTTCTCTTCAGCAGATATCTTAGGATGGTATCCAGTATCATCACTCTctgtttcatttaattttttcttcactCTAATTACATCCACATCCCTTCTGTCTACTGAATCTTTATTTTGAGTTCCACTAGGAAAACTTCCAACCTCTTTGTGCTCTTCAACTATCTGCATCTCACTGAATGGCTCCTCATTCACAGGTTGCTTTTCTTCCATACCCTTGTCGAGTTCTCTAGTCTCACTCTCCCGGACTTGCTTTGCCATTTCCCTAATTGTCTGGATTTCACGATCAAAATTCATTGCATTTGTAGTTTGAGAATTAGAAGGATCCACCAAAAGCAATTCATTTTTTGAGGCTGCCTTTgctttgaatatatttttcatcaattctTGCTTATCCAACTTAGGCCTTTCCGTCAACACCATTGGTGGTTCCAAAGATTCTTGAACAACTCCAACTCTACCCTTCTCCAAcatctctctctcctttctAGACTTTATCTTTCTCCTCATCATTTCCTTTTCCATCTCCGTGCATTGCTCCTCCTTATTTCCAAAACTGAATAACTTCTTCACAGCCCAAAACGCAACAAAACCGCAAAACACCATCGTCCCAACTCTCGAGACCACAGGAATAAACTCCTGTTGATGAACAACACCATGAATTCTGTTAAAAAACCGAGACTCCACCCCATCAACAACAAACTTGGCAACAGAACTATCCCTAGGAATCACATTTCCACCTCTCTCCATCTCTCT from Populus alba chromosome 14, ASM523922v2, whole genome shotgun sequence includes:
- the LOC118041512 gene encoding uncharacterized protein isoform X2; this encodes MELLNPPLPNKSLIFSSTSLFTPKFSIKICNTKTPSKFLSIPFCLPFSTTRRIFHVSAHFGRPAGNRRNSLRKKLIDDQQVREKTTTFQNHSYGFENSDSFDNGNNSVENLDRVSVKESDFGNGFDVDKSDSLIGGQNKLEKLGDSVLLSKLDKWVDQYSKDTAYWGTGSAPIFTVFHDLEGNVKRVLVNEDEILKRSGNEKGEVGDLTEENSKILYAKGLAREMERGGNVIPRDSSVAKFVVDGVESRFFNRIHGVVHQQEFIPVVSRVGTMVFCGFVAFWAVKKLFSFGNKEEQCTEMEKEMMRRKIKSRKEREMLEKGRVGVVQESLEPPMVLTERPKLDKQELMKNIFKAKAASKNELLLVDPSNSQTTNAMNFDREIQTIREMAKQVRESETRELDKGMEEKQPVNEEPFSEMQIVEEHKEVGSFPSGTQNKDSVDRRDVDVIRVKKKLNETESDDTGYHPKISAEENKVMQESGTSSINFSDDRETMVSGDVIHSFDDPDGDSCKSKNRSIRPKSRVIRSVEEAREFLAKKGVKHIQEPQFTAVQESTSVLGIPDDEEFSGKTSQRGAVEEKVSEPIISGRTSESGPAANACEDLTRKEKEFVPAKNDNSKNQQGVHDLQKPRTSLNHGINGSITERRQSAGTENWIEKNFDEVEPIVKKIGEGFRENYKAAKEIASQHPNSSIDITQLECSQNDNELEWMKDDGLRDIVFRVRENELAGRDPFYQMDAEDKLKFFKGLEKKVEKENEKLVQVHEYLHSNIENLDYGADGISLYDSPEKIIPRWKGPPLEKNPQFLNNFLEQQNAIAATNAGTSYPVKKDEDNLLQKSNKSSVDESVGTSLPNHASKKLSCMDSKNSKVVIEGSDGSVRSGKKSGKEYWQHTKKWSRGFLESYNAESDPEVKSTMKDIGKDLDRWITEEEIQEAADLMSKLPERNKLIEKKINKLKREMELFGPQAVVSKYREYAEEKEEDYLWWLDLPHVLCIELYTIENGEQKIGFYSLEMAADLELEPKPCHVIAFEDAGDCKSLCCIIQAHMDMVGTGHAFVVPRPPKDAFREARANGFGVTVIRKGELQLNVDQMLEEVEEQVAEIGSKIYHDKLMGERSVDINSLMKGVFGVGGQATRSRRRSKRKLRKPGKK
- the LOC118041512 gene encoding uncharacterized protein isoform X1; the protein is MELLNPPLPNKSLIFSSTSLFTPKFSIKICNTKTPSKFLSIPFCLPFSTTRRIFHVSAHFGRPAGNRRNSLRKKLIDDQQVREKTTTFQNHSYGFENSDSFDNGNNSVENLDRVSVKESDFGNGFDVDKSDSLIGGQNKLEKLGDSVLLSKLDKWVDQYSKDTAYWGTGSAPIFTVFHDLEGNVKRVLVNEDEILKRSGNEKGEVGDLTEENSKILYAKGLAREMERGGNVIPRDSSVAKFVVDGVESRFFNRIHGVVHQQEFIPVVSRVGTMVFCGFVAFWAVKKLFSFGNKEEQCTEMEKEMMRRKIKSRKEREMLEKGRVGVVQESLEPPMVLTERPKLDKQELMKNIFKAKAASKNELLLVDPSNSQTTNAMNFDREIQTIREMAKQVRESETRELDKGMEEKQPVNEEPFSEMQIVEEHKEVGSFPSGTQNKDSVDRRDVDVIRVKKKLNETESDDTGYHPKISAEENKVMQESGTSSINFSDDRETMVSGDVIHSFDDPDGDSCKSKNRSIRPKSRVIRSVEEAREFLAKKGVKHIQEPQFTAVQESTSVLGIPDDEEFSGKTSQRGAVEEKVSEPIISGRTSESGPAANACEDLTRKEKEFVPAKNDNSKNQQGVHDLQKPRTSLNHGINGSITERRQSAGTENWIEKNFDEVEPIVKKIGEGFRENYKAAKEIASQHPNSSIDITQLECSQNDNELEWMKDDGLRDIVFRVRENELAGRDPFYQMDAEDKLKFFKGLEKKVEKENEKLVQVHEYLHSNIENLDYGADGISLYDSPEKIIPRWKGPPLEKNPQFLNNFLEQQNAIAATNAGTSYPVKKDEDNLLQKSNKSSVDESVGTSLPNHASKKLSCMDSKNSKVVIEGSDGSVRSGKKSGKEYWQHTKKWSRGFLESYNAESDPEVKSTMKDIGKDLDRWITEEEIQEAADLMSKLPERNKLIEKKINKLKREMELFGPQAVVSKYREYAEEKEEDYLWWLDLPHVLCIELYTIENGEQKIGFYSLEMAADLELEPKPCHVIAFEDAGDCKSLCCIIQAHMDMVGTGHAFVVPRPPKDAFREARANGFGVTVIRKGELQLNVDQMLEEVEEQVAEIGSKIYHDKLMGERSVDINSLMKGVFGVGGQATRSRRRRSKRKLRKPGKK